The Aeoliella mucimassa genome includes the window GGTCTGGCACGCGGATGCCTGGGTGCTGACTCGCGACAGCGAAGAGAGCTACCAATGGCATTCAGGATTTGCGCTGGATGCTCCTATGGCCTACGGGGCGGTCGCTAATACGTCGAAGGGCATCGCTTGTCTGGGGGGAGACGATGGCAAGCAGGTTTCCAAGAAGTGCTTCTTGCTCCGTTGGATGCCCGAATCACAAAAATTAGAGCGAACTCCCCTGCCCGACCTACCGGCACCTTGCGCGTATGGCGCAGCGACCAGCTTCGGCGACGTGGTCTACCTCGCTTGTGGTCAGGCAGATCGATCGCTACTGAGTGCAACAACTAACCTCTGGCGGCTGGATCTTAACGATCCCAAGCCGGCCTGGGAAAGCCTTGCTCCGTTGCCAGGGCCTGAGCGAGCTTTCAACGATACGATTGCCCAACACAATGGCTTCAATACGTGTGTGTATGTGTTCGGGGGCCGCTGCGTGAAGAGCGAGAGTACGTCGGCCGACGACATCGTTCCCCTCAGCGATCTCTACGAGTTCAACCCAACCACAAACACCTGGCGACGGCGTGCCGATCTGCCGCATCCACTGATGGCGGGCACCGCCATACCGGCTGGTCAGTCCCATATCATTGCTCTATCGGGAGCGGATGGTTCGCTGTGGGAGCAAGCTGCCGAGCTAAAGCTTGATCATCCTGGTTTCAAGAAACAGTCGCTCGCATACCATACGATTACCAATACGTGGGTCGAGGCCGGCGAAACACCAGCCAACGCGGTGACCACTCCCGCGACCCAGTGGGGAGATCGATACGTGCTCGCTTCCGGCGAACGGCAACCAGGCGTTCGGACCGATGAGGTCTGGTTGATCGAACTGAAGCAACAGGATCATTCGTTTGGTGCGATCGATTTCTCGGTATTGGGTGTTTATCTTATTGCGATGGTCGGCGTTGGTGTGTTCTTTGCTCGGCAAAACAAGAGTACCGACGATTACTTTCGCGGAGGTCAAAAGGTACTTTGGTGGGCGGCCGGATGCAGTATTTTTGCCACGATGCTTAGTTCCATCACATTCATGGCGATCCCCGCTAAGGCGTATGCTCAGGACTTGGTGTACTTGCTGGGAAATTGCATGATTCTGGCAGTCGCGCCGATTGCTGTGTACTTGGCGTTACCTTTCTTCCGCCAGATCGATGCAACGAGTGCGTACGAATACTTGGAGAAACGCTTTAATCGTTTGGTGCGACTGTTTGCGAGCGCATCGTTCACCTTGTTTCACTTGTTTCGGATGGGCATCGTAATGTCCCTGGCCGCACTCACGCTGGCTACGGTTACACCACTGTCGCCAGTCGAGAGTGTTCTGCTGATGGGAGTGTTGAGTATCCTCTACTGCACCCTCGGTGGGGTGGAAGCAGTGATCTGGACCGATACCATCCAAACGGTGGTGCTTCTCGGCGGTGCTGTAGTCTGTCTATCAGTGATGCTCTGGGGCACCGGAGATTCTGCGGAGAGTTGGTCTCAACTCGCCTGGCAAGAAGGCAAGCTGCAATTTGCCAATCTGCATCTTGATCCCACGAGTGCTTCGTTGGCGTTGTGGGTAGTGGTGATCGGCGGAATTGGCCAGAACATTTCTTCGTACACTGCCGATCAAGCCGTGGTGCAACGCTACATGACGACACCTGATCAAAGTCGCGCGGCCCGTTCCATTTGGTTTGCTGCCATCCTGGCGATTCCGGCGAGCTTCTTGTTCTTTTTCATGGGAACTGCGTTGTTCTTATTTTACCACTCGCATCCAGAGAAGCTTGATCCTACGTTCACAACCGATCAAATCCTGCCTCTGTTCATCGCCAATGAGTTGCCAGTTGGTATTGCAGGCCTACTGGTTGCTGGCATCTTCGCCGCTGCTCAGTCGACGGTTTCTACCAGCATGAATTCTACTGCAACAGCGGTGGTCACCGATTTTCTTCGTCCATTCGCTGTACTGAGATCGGAGCACGGATATTTACAAGCTGCCCGCGGCTTCACCTTGCTGTTCGGTGTGATCGGTACCGTGATCGCACTGTTGTTTGTCAGTCCCGACATTCGCTCGCTGTTCGACCAATTCGTCAAGGTTATCGGGCTCTTCATGGGCGTGTTGGGGGGGCTGTTTGCATTGGGCATGCTCACACGACGTGCCACTGGAATAGGAGCCTTGGTAGGTGCGATAGCTGGCGCAGTGATCATGCTCGGCATGCCCTACTATTCAGATATCAATGGCTTCTTGTACGCAACAATCGGAGTCACTTTCTGTTTTGCGATTGGCTACCTTGTAAGTCTCCTGGTGCCTGCGCAGCAGGCGAATATCGCAGGGCTGACACTTTTTTCCCTCAAAAAGTCCTCTTCTCGCGGCCCAAGCCAGTCGGTTGTGGGTTAAATCTGAATTTGCTTAATAAGAAGATCGTAGGCTTGCAGCATCGCGCACCGCACTAGACGCTTTCGCGCGGAATGGTTGCGGGTACAATAGTCAGCACGTGCGGAGATCGGCGAGGGCCATTCCTGCACGCACCCACCAGGCGGTCCACCATTAGGTTGGGCTATCCCGATTCCTACCTCGTTGATGCTCTGCCGATGCGCATTGATCGCATCCAAAGAGCAGCAATGCCTCAGGAGAACTCGATTTACTCGGACGGATTTATGATGAACCGAAACGTCGCTTTGCCCCTGTTTACCCTCTTGGCAATTCTTGCCGCAGCCAGTGTTTCCCCTTTGCGAGCCCAGGATGCGGCGGAGTGGAAGCCGGTTGACCCGCCGATGCTCACCCGTTGGGCCAAGGATATTGATCCGAATCAGCCGCTGCCCGAGTATCCTCGTCCGCAGTTGACTCGTTCCGACTGGATGAACCTCAATGGGCTGTGGCAATACGCGATAACCGACAAGCAGTCAACGCGTCCGATTAACTGGGATGGCCAGATCCTCGTTCCTTATCCCGTGGAAAGTGCCTTGAGCGGTGTTAAGCGATCGCTCAAGCCTGAGGATGCTCTGTATTACAGTCGCAAGTTCGAAGTACCCAGCGATTGGAGCGGAAAACGCATTCTCTTGCACTTCGGTGCTGTCGACTACCGCTGCCAAGTGTTTGTGAATTACAAACGCGTCGGCAGTCACGAGGGAGGTTACGATCCCTTTAGTTTCGACATTACCCCCTACCTGACCGGTGACAAAGAGCAATCGCTTATGGTAAAAGTCACCGACCCCACCTACACCGAAGGTCAACCGCGCGGCAAGCAAACGCTTAGTCCCGCCGGCATTATGTACACGCCGACTTCCGGTATCTGGCAAACCGTCTGGCTCGAACCCGTCGCCGATGGCGGTGTTGAAGATCTGATAATCGTACCGGATGTCGATGGCGAATCGGTAAAGGTCACCGTCGATCTCTATGGCGATTCCAAAGATACGGTTTCCGTCGAAGTGAAAGGTGGTGAGTCGATCAGCGGCGCCGCAGGCGAAGAGTTGACCGTTCCTGTGAAATCGCCGCGACTCTGGAGCCCCGAAGATCCTTATCTGTACGACATGACGATTCAGGTCGAACAGCAAGGCAAGGTTGTCGACGAAATCGGAACCTACTTCGGTATGCGATCCATCAAGAAAGCCGAAGTCGATGGTGTTCAGCGCTTGCTGCTCAACGGCAAGCCGCTGTTCATGTTTGGTCCGCTCGATCAGGGCTTCTGGCCCGATGGTGTGTATACCGCGCCGACGGATGAAGCTCTGAAGTATGATATCGAAATCACCAAGAAGCTTGGATTCAATACGACACGTAAGCACATCAAGGTCGAACCCGCTCGGTGGTACTACCATGCCGATCGGTTGGGACTGATTGTCTGGCAAGACATGCCTTCGGCCAACTCGTACGACACCCCACCCGGCGGTCGTCCTGCAGTCGATAAAGATGCCTACGAAACCCAACTTAAGGCCTTGATCGACAATCTGGAGAATCATCCAGCGATCGTGATGTGGATTGTGTTTAACGAAAGCCAAGGCAAGCACGATACCGCGAAGCTGGTTCGCATCGTTCGAGACCTCGATCCTTCGCGTCTGGTGAACGAAGATAGTGGTTTCCAAGGCCATGGTGGACCTTACCGGGGATTCGGCGACTTGTTCGACTGCCACCCCTACCCTGCCCCGCGAGTGTTCGATGCCCCTGAGGGCAAGGCCTTCGCCTTGGGCGAGTACGGTGGTATCGGCCTGAAAATGGGCAATAACCCCTGGCAAGCCAAGGGATGGGGTTACACGACGACCAAAAACTCGCGCGAACTCGAAGACCTGTATGCCCAGTTCACTGGCATGCTCAAGAAGTTCAACGAAGAGAATGGTCTCACCAGTGCCATCTATACTCAGCTGACCGACGTCGAAATCGAAATCAATGGTTTGTTGACTTATGATCGCCAACTGAAGATCGATCCCGAGTGGATCGCCAAGGCGAATCGCTTTGAGTGGGACGGTCCCAAGTACGTTCCATTGGTAGCCGACTCGCGAACTTCGTCTGTTGAGTACACCTACACGTTCACCCAACCTGGCGACGAGTGGATGCAACCAGCTTGTGACACCAGCAGCTGGAAGACCGGCGAAGGTGGTTTTGGCACCCGCGAAACGCCAAACATCGGAAAGCTTGGCACCAAGTGGAACACATCCGACATCTGGCTGCGTCGCGAAGTTGATCTGCCAGAATTGGATGCCGAGCAACTGTCGCAGTTGGTGCTTCAGATCTATCACGACGACGACGTGAAGGTCTACTTCAATGGTGTGTTGGCCATTGATAAGAGCGGTTTCGAATCGAACTACGCCAGCGTTAGCGTAAGCGATGAAGCACGACAGGCCCTCAAGCCTGGCGAAAAGAACTTGGTTGCCATCCATTGTCATCAAGGCACTGGTGGGCAGTACATTGATTTCGGTCTGGGAGTGCTCGATCCGAATCGTCCGGTTTCTAGTGAATCGGCTTCTGCCGACGGAAAAGGAGAGCAGGTTAGCAAAACCTTCACCCGCACCGCGCAAGTAGAACAGCAGCTTGATTACTTGTTTTACTTGCCGAGCGACTACGATGCGAACCGCACGGAAGGCTGGCCACTGATGCTCTTCCTGCACGGGGCCGGAGAACGTGGTTCCGACGTGTCGAAGGTAAAGGTACATGGCCCACCGAAACTGGTAGCCAACGGGAAAGACCTGCCGTGCATTCTGGTTTCTCCGCAATGCCCGAAAGGCCGCGTGTGGAACGTCGACGAGCTGAATGGCCTGCTCGATTCGATCATGGAAGAGTACAACGTGGATGCCGATCGTGTGTATCTCACTGGATTGAGCATGGGAGGTTTTGGAACCTGGAATCTGGGAACCTCAAATCCCGAACGTTTTGCAGCCCTCGCGCCCATCTGTGGTGGCGGCGACGAGATTGCCGTGATGCTGGCCGCCGACGAGAAGAAAGAAACGCTTCGCAACTTGCCCGTGTGGGCGTTCCACGGAGAGATTGATCCCGTAGTGCCGCTGGAGGCCTCGCAAAAGATGGTCGACGCGCTCAAGAAGATTGGGTCGGAGAAGGTGAAGTTCACCACCTATCCCGAAGCGGCTCACGACTCGTGGACCCAAACCTACGACAATCCCGAGTTCTTTAAGTGGATGTTCGAGCAAAAGCGGGGCAAATAGCCTCGCGAAGGTTCGGATCGACTCGCATGCTATGCTGTTAGTAGCACGCAGCATCGCGTGTGGTACGAAGTGCAATTGTTGGTTCTCTGGATACGAGGTGTGAATATGCGTGCGCTCAAAATCGGCTCGTTGATCGTGGTCGCTATGGCGATACAGTCGGTGGGGGTGGCTCAGCCGCCAGCGACTTCCGGCAATCCGGTGGTCGAAGGTTGGTACGCCGACCCTGAAGGATTGATTTTTGAGAACACTTATTGGATCTACCCGACGTATTCGGCACCGTACGGAGAGCAGACTTTCTTTGATTGCTTCTCGTCCAAGGATATGGTGCATTGGCAGAAACACTCGCGAGTGTTGAAGGCCGACGACGTTAAGTGGGCGAGCTATGCGATGTGGGCTCCCTCGGTGATCAAGAAAGAAGACAAGTACTACTTCTTCTTTGGGGCCAACGACATCCAAAACGACGAAGCCCTTGGTGGCATCGGGGTTGCAGTTTCCGACAGCCCGGAAGGACCCTTTAAGGACCATCTTGGCAAGCCACTGATCGATAAGTTTCATAATCGTGCGCAGCCGATCGACCAGTTTGCCTTCAAGGATGTCGATGGCACCTACTATCTGATCTATGGCGGTTGGCGTCATTGCAATATTGCCAAGCTCAACGACGACTTCAGCGGATTCATTCCTTTCGAAGATGGCGAAACGTTTCGCGAGATCACTCCGGATCGTTACGTGGAAGGCCCGATCATGTTCGTCCGCAACGACAAGTACTACTTCATGTGGTCGGAGGGGGGATGGACGGGGCCCAACTATAGCGTGGCGTACGCAATTGCCGACTCACCGTTCGGCCCATTCAAGCGGATTGGCAAGGTGTTAAAGCAAGATCCCGAGGTCGCCACCGGTGCGGGCCACCATTCGGTGATTCAGATCCCCGGCAAGGACGAATGGTACGCAGTCTACCATCGCCGACCGTTGGGCGAGACCGACGGAAACCATCGGGTGACTTGCATCGATCGCATGGAATTCGACGACCAAGGTCTTATCAAGCCGATCAAGATTACTTTCGATGGAGT containing:
- a CDS encoding sodium:solute symporter family transporter → MAGEPQTESPNGFLHWQSLPKLPNPVGVAGPFVGVDHDALVVAGGANFPKQPYWENDKVWHADAWVLTRDSEESYQWHSGFALDAPMAYGAVANTSKGIACLGGDDGKQVSKKCFLLRWMPESQKLERTPLPDLPAPCAYGAATSFGDVVYLACGQADRSLLSATTNLWRLDLNDPKPAWESLAPLPGPERAFNDTIAQHNGFNTCVYVFGGRCVKSESTSADDIVPLSDLYEFNPTTNTWRRRADLPHPLMAGTAIPAGQSHIIALSGADGSLWEQAAELKLDHPGFKKQSLAYHTITNTWVEAGETPANAVTTPATQWGDRYVLASGERQPGVRTDEVWLIELKQQDHSFGAIDFSVLGVYLIAMVGVGVFFARQNKSTDDYFRGGQKVLWWAAGCSIFATMLSSITFMAIPAKAYAQDLVYLLGNCMILAVAPIAVYLALPFFRQIDATSAYEYLEKRFNRLVRLFASASFTLFHLFRMGIVMSLAALTLATVTPLSPVESVLLMGVLSILYCTLGGVEAVIWTDTIQTVVLLGGAVVCLSVMLWGTGDSAESWSQLAWQEGKLQFANLHLDPTSASLALWVVVIGGIGQNISSYTADQAVVQRYMTTPDQSRAARSIWFAAILAIPASFLFFFMGTALFLFYHSHPEKLDPTFTTDQILPLFIANELPVGIAGLLVAGIFAAAQSTVSTSMNSTATAVVTDFLRPFAVLRSEHGYLQAARGFTLLFGVIGTVIALLFVSPDIRSLFDQFVKVIGLFMGVLGGLFALGMLTRRATGIGALVGAIAGAVIMLGMPYYSDINGFLYATIGVTFCFAIGYLVSLLVPAQQANIAGLTLFSLKKSSSRGPSQSVVG
- a CDS encoding sugar-binding domain-containing protein; protein product: MMNRNVALPLFTLLAILAAASVSPLRAQDAAEWKPVDPPMLTRWAKDIDPNQPLPEYPRPQLTRSDWMNLNGLWQYAITDKQSTRPINWDGQILVPYPVESALSGVKRSLKPEDALYYSRKFEVPSDWSGKRILLHFGAVDYRCQVFVNYKRVGSHEGGYDPFSFDITPYLTGDKEQSLMVKVTDPTYTEGQPRGKQTLSPAGIMYTPTSGIWQTVWLEPVADGGVEDLIIVPDVDGESVKVTVDLYGDSKDTVSVEVKGGESISGAAGEELTVPVKSPRLWSPEDPYLYDMTIQVEQQGKVVDEIGTYFGMRSIKKAEVDGVQRLLLNGKPLFMFGPLDQGFWPDGVYTAPTDEALKYDIEITKKLGFNTTRKHIKVEPARWYYHADRLGLIVWQDMPSANSYDTPPGGRPAVDKDAYETQLKALIDNLENHPAIVMWIVFNESQGKHDTAKLVRIVRDLDPSRLVNEDSGFQGHGGPYRGFGDLFDCHPYPAPRVFDAPEGKAFALGEYGGIGLKMGNNPWQAKGWGYTTTKNSRELEDLYAQFTGMLKKFNEENGLTSAIYTQLTDVEIEINGLLTYDRQLKIDPEWIAKANRFEWDGPKYVPLVADSRTSSVEYTYTFTQPGDEWMQPACDTSSWKTGEGGFGTRETPNIGKLGTKWNTSDIWLRREVDLPELDAEQLSQLVLQIYHDDDVKVYFNGVLAIDKSGFESNYASVSVSDEARQALKPGEKNLVAIHCHQGTGGQYIDFGLGVLDPNRPVSSESASADGKGEQVSKTFTRTAQVEQQLDYLFYLPSDYDANRTEGWPLMLFLHGAGERGSDVSKVKVHGPPKLVANGKDLPCILVSPQCPKGRVWNVDELNGLLDSIMEEYNVDADRVYLTGLSMGGFGTWNLGTSNPERFAALAPICGGGDEIAVMLAADEKKETLRNLPVWAFHGEIDPVVPLEASQKMVDALKKIGSEKVKFTTYPEAAHDSWTQTYDNPEFFKWMFEQKRGK
- a CDS encoding glycoside hydrolase family 43 protein; amino-acid sequence: MRALKIGSLIVVAMAIQSVGVAQPPATSGNPVVEGWYADPEGLIFENTYWIYPTYSAPYGEQTFFDCFSSKDMVHWQKHSRVLKADDVKWASYAMWAPSVIKKEDKYYFFFGANDIQNDEALGGIGVAVSDSPEGPFKDHLGKPLIDKFHNRAQPIDQFAFKDVDGTYYLIYGGWRHCNIAKLNDDFSGFIPFEDGETFREITPDRYVEGPIMFVRNDKYYFMWSEGGWTGPNYSVAYAIADSPFGPFKRIGKVLKQDPEVATGAGHHSVIQIPGKDEWYAVYHRRPLGETDGNHRVTCIDRMEFDDQGLIKPIKITFDGVEPRPLD